Proteins encoded in a region of the Corvus hawaiiensis isolate bCorHaw1 chromosome 18, bCorHaw1.pri.cur, whole genome shotgun sequence genome:
- the TESC gene encoding calcineurin B homologous protein 3 isoform X2, whose amino-acid sequence MGSAHSVPAEMRELADRTGFTSEQIEHLHRRFKQLSQDQLTIRKENFDSIPDLEFNPIRGKIVHAFFDKRNLRQESDGLADEINFEDFLTIMSYFRPIEMNMDEEQLDRFRKEKLKCGGGAAVGEPPPGEGVSSVHRRRGHDGGSQHLCGTNGPGPGVRGHHLRGFPEDVAGHRHRDQDARALPQHGHHRSLLLRRAGGGG is encoded by the exons TCACCTCTGAACAGATTGAGCACCTGCACCGGCGCTTCAAGCAGCTGAGCCAGGACCAGCTGACGATCCG CAAAGAGAACTTTGACAGCATTCCCGACCTGGAGTTCAACCCAATCAGAGGGAAAATCGTCCACGCCTTTTTTGACAAGCG GAACCTGCGGCAGGAGTCGGATGGGCTGGCGGATGAGATCAACTTCGAGGACTTCCTGACTATCATGTCCTACTTCAGACCCATCGAGATGAACATGGATGAGGAGCAGCTCGACCGCTTCCGGAAGGAGAAACTCAAAT GTGGTGGAGGAGCTGCTGTCGGGGAACCCCCACCTGGAGAAGGAGTCAGCTCGGTCCATCGCCGACGGGGCCATGATGGAGGCAGCCAGCATCTGTGTGGGACAAATG GGCCCGGACCAGGTGTACGAGGGCATCACCTTCGAGGATTTCCTGAAG ATGTGGCAGGGCATCGACATAGAGACCAAGATGCACGTGCGCTTCCTCAACATGGACACCATCGCTCACTGCTACtgaggagggcaggaggaggaggatga
- the TESC gene encoding calcineurin B homologous protein 3 isoform X1 — protein MGSAHSVPAEMRELADRTGFTSEQIEHLHRRFKQLSQDQLTIRKENFDSIPDLEFNPIRGKIVHAFFDKRNLRQESDGLADEINFEDFLTIMSYFRPIEMNMDEEQLDRFRKEKLKFLFHMYDSDHDGKITLQEYRNVVEELLSGNPHLEKESARSIADGAMMEAASICVGQMGPDQVYEGITFEDFLKMWQGIDIETKMHVRFLNMDTIAHCY, from the exons TCACCTCTGAACAGATTGAGCACCTGCACCGGCGCTTCAAGCAGCTGAGCCAGGACCAGCTGACGATCCG CAAAGAGAACTTTGACAGCATTCCCGACCTGGAGTTCAACCCAATCAGAGGGAAAATCGTCCACGCCTTTTTTGACAAGCG GAACCTGCGGCAGGAGTCGGATGGGCTGGCGGATGAGATCAACTTCGAGGACTTCCTGACTATCATGTCCTACTTCAGACCCATCGAGATGAACATGGATGAGGAGCAGCTCGACCGCTTCCGGAAGGAGAAACTCAAAT TCCTGTTCCACATGTACGACTCGGACCACGACGGGAAGATCACACTGCAGGAGTACAGAAAT GTGGTGGAGGAGCTGCTGTCGGGGAACCCCCACCTGGAGAAGGAGTCAGCTCGGTCCATCGCCGACGGGGCCATGATGGAGGCAGCCAGCATCTGTGTGGGACAAATG GGCCCGGACCAGGTGTACGAGGGCATCACCTTCGAGGATTTCCTGAAG ATGTGGCAGGGCATCGACATAGAGACCAAGATGCACGTGCGCTTCCTCAACATGGACACCATCGCTCACTGCTACtga
- the TESC gene encoding calcineurin B homologous protein 3 isoform X3: protein MGSAHSVPAEMRELADRTGFTSEQIEHLHRRFKQLSQDQLTIRKENFDSIPDLEFNPIRGKIVHAFFDKRPIEMNMDEEQLDRFRKEKLKFLFHMYDSDHDGKITLQEYRNVVEELLSGNPHLEKESARSIADGAMMEAASICVGQMGPDQVYEGITFEDFLKMWQGIDIETKMHVRFLNMDTIAHCY from the exons TCACCTCTGAACAGATTGAGCACCTGCACCGGCGCTTCAAGCAGCTGAGCCAGGACCAGCTGACGATCCG CAAAGAGAACTTTGACAGCATTCCCGACCTGGAGTTCAACCCAATCAGAGGGAAAATCGTCCACGCCTTTTTTGACAAGCG ACCCATCGAGATGAACATGGATGAGGAGCAGCTCGACCGCTTCCGGAAGGAGAAACTCAAAT TCCTGTTCCACATGTACGACTCGGACCACGACGGGAAGATCACACTGCAGGAGTACAGAAAT GTGGTGGAGGAGCTGCTGTCGGGGAACCCCCACCTGGAGAAGGAGTCAGCTCGGTCCATCGCCGACGGGGCCATGATGGAGGCAGCCAGCATCTGTGTGGGACAAATG GGCCCGGACCAGGTGTACGAGGGCATCACCTTCGAGGATTTCCTGAAG ATGTGGCAGGGCATCGACATAGAGACCAAGATGCACGTGCGCTTCCTCAACATGGACACCATCGCTCACTGCTACtga